A stretch of the Clostridia bacterium genome encodes the following:
- a CDS encoding L,D-transpeptidase family protein, protein MAQEKKAPQGEITLLIDTFRFRLIVFDDQEPYAQFPVAIGKARTPSPIGHWKIINKGVNWGSGFGTRWLGLNVPWGIYGIHGTNKPGSIGTMASQGCFRMFNHHVETLYPWIKIGTPVIVIGNPFSYQSGGMKNLKPGDKNSALTLIQEKLWRRGFYDGSADGIFGRGTKKGVQQLQKAHGLPITGNLGQIEYRCLGIIN, encoded by the coding sequence TTGGCACAAGAAAAAAAGGCACCACAGGGAGAAATAACTCTTTTGATTGATACTTTTCGTTTTCGATTAATAGTTTTTGATGATCAAGAACCTTATGCTCAATTTCCCGTAGCTATAGGTAAAGCACGCACTCCATCTCCCATCGGACACTGGAAAATTATCAATAAAGGCGTAAATTGGGGCAGTGGTTTTGGTACACGTTGGTTAGGTTTAAATGTACCTTGGGGAATTTACGGTATTCACGGTACTAATAAACCAGGTTCAATTGGTACCATGGCTAGTCAAGGTTGTTTTCGTATGTTTAATCATCATGTAGAGACACTATATCCCTGGATTAAAATCGGTACACCGGTAATTGTTATTGGTAATCCTTTTAGTTATCAATCTGGTGGGATGAAAAATTTAAAACCTGGTGACAAAAATAGTGCCCTTACTTTAATTCAAGAAAAATTATGGCGCCGAGGTTTTTATGATGGTTCTGCTGATGGTATTTTTGGACGCGGTACCAAAAAAGGTGTTCAGCAATTACAAAAGGCCCACGGTTTACCAATTACGGGAAATTTGGGCCAGATAGAATATCGCTGTTTGGGAATTATTAATTAA
- a CDS encoding patatin-like phospholipase family protein: MSFGLVLSGGGLRGAVHIGILQALEEINLKPAFIAGTSAGSLVAGLYAYGYSPQEIKYLAKKINKDLFDLNYWGIISSLCKVFKGKKPTNSGLILGKRLEKYFFELTRGIKLNELKLSLAITAVDINNSEIIVFTSSDRRLLRRPDYHFFSDVTLAAAMRASISLPGIFCPKIIKKRCLVDGGIRAYLPVEITRLLGAKKVIAVNLGYGGEPVPNVQNFWEITLQALDLMIYQITQPSMYSADLLISPQVNIGPINLGAMESLINCGYQALLKSLPQIKGLFGD; this comes from the coding sequence ATGAGTTTTGGACTAGTTTTGTCAGGTGGCGGTCTACGGGGGGCAGTACATATAGGAATCTTACAGGCTTTGGAGGAAATTAACCTTAAGCCTGCTTTTATAGCTGGAACCAGTGCTGGTTCACTGGTAGCAGGTTTATATGCTTATGGTTATTCTCCCCAAGAAATTAAATATTTAGCAAAAAAAATAAATAAAGATCTTTTCGATTTAAATTATTGGGGAATTATCAGCTCTTTATGCAAGGTTTTTAAAGGAAAAAAGCCGACAAATAGCGGACTTATTTTAGGAAAACGCCTTGAGAAATATTTTTTTGAATTAACAAGGGGCATTAAATTAAATGAATTAAAATTGTCTTTAGCAATTACCGCGGTTGATATCAATAATAGTGAGATTATAGTTTTTACCTCTAGTGATAGACGACTTTTAAGACGACCTGATTATCATTTTTTTTCCGACGTAACTTTAGCTGCTGCAATGCGGGCTAGTATTTCCCTACCTGGTATTTTTTGTCCTAAAATAATCAAAAAAAGATGTTTAGTTGATGGAGGGATTAGAGCTTATTTACCAGTAGAAATAACACGACTTTTAGGTGCTAAAAAAGTCATAGCCGTTAATCTCGGCTATGGTGGGGAACCAGTTCCTAATGTCCAAAACTTTTGGGAGATAACTTTACAAGCATTGGATTTAATGATTTATCAAATTACACAACCTAGTATGTATTCTGCGGATTTACTTATCTCACCTCAAGTAAACATTGGACCGATTAATTTAGGAGCTATGGAATCTTTAATTAACTGTGGTTATCAGGCACTTTTAAAATCACTACCGCAAATTAAAGGACTTTTCGGTGATTAA
- the miaB gene encoding tRNA (N6-isopentenyl adenosine(37)-C2)-methylthiotransferase MiaB: MEKTYFIITFGCQANEHDSEILAGLLVKKGYQAATSIDKADLILFNTCCVRKKAENKALSQIGELKKLKKQKPDLMIGVCGCMVQQKNMPQKIRQRAPHVDLIFGTHNLEQIITLIDQVLKTKEPQVQILPDRKIIVENLPKIREKPFKALVNITYGCDNFCTYCIVPYVRGREKSRQPENILKEISQLVDDGVKEVLLLGQNVNSYGRTLIPPFSFGELLKKVNEIQGLKRIRYLTSHPRDFKPELIQIISQLDKVCKHFHLPLQSGSNRILRKMGRGYTGEDYQKLVQEIRRLMPQASITTDLIVGFPGESDEDFKDTLELVKKLRFDSAFTFIYSTRSGTPAAKLPDQIPLNIKKARLQELMLIQNKISKEINESLKRHIIEILVEGISKKETSVLEGKSETNKTVLFIGKKNLIGKFVQVEITEPQTWILKGKVVTGGGKEEYVGTNPNDATISRN; encoded by the coding sequence ATGGAAAAAACCTATTTTATAATTACATTTGGCTGTCAAGCCAATGAACATGATAGTGAAATTTTAGCCGGTTTACTAGTTAAAAAAGGTTATCAAGCAGCCACTAGTATAGATAAAGCAGATTTAATACTTTTTAATACTTGCTGTGTCCGCAAAAAAGCGGAAAACAAAGCTTTAAGTCAGATCGGTGAATTAAAAAAACTTAAAAAACAAAAACCTGATTTAATGATTGGGGTATGTGGTTGTATGGTTCAGCAGAAAAATATGCCTCAAAAAATACGTCAGCGGGCACCACATGTTGATTTGATTTTTGGTACTCATAATTTAGAACAAATCATAACTTTAATTGATCAGGTGTTAAAAACCAAAGAACCACAAGTTCAAATTTTACCAGATCGAAAAATAATTGTGGAAAATCTGCCCAAAATAAGGGAAAAGCCATTTAAAGCTTTAGTAAATATTACTTATGGCTGTGATAATTTTTGTACCTATTGTATTGTACCTTATGTTCGGGGGAGGGAGAAAAGTCGCCAACCCGAAAATATTTTAAAAGAGATCAGCCAGTTGGTAGATGATGGTGTGAAAGAAGTATTATTATTAGGGCAAAATGTAAATTCTTATGGACGAACTTTAATTCCACCTTTTTCCTTTGGAGAACTTTTAAAAAAGGTAAATGAAATTCAGGGTTTAAAAAGAATTCGTTATTTAACTTCTCATCCACGTGATTTCAAACCAGAATTAATCCAGATCATCAGTCAATTAGATAAAGTATGTAAACATTTTCATTTACCATTACAGTCAGGTAGTAACCGGATTTTGCGTAAAATGGGGCGTGGTTATACAGGAGAAGATTACCAAAAATTAGTACAAGAAATACGCCGTCTGATGCCTCAAGCAAGCATCACCACTGATTTAATCGTAGGTTTTCCAGGTGAAAGTGATGAGGACTTTAAAGATACACTTGAATTAGTAAAGAAATTACGTTTTGATTCAGCTTTTACCTTTATCTATTCTACACGTTCAGGAACACCTGCTGCCAAATTACCAGATCAAATTCCTTTAAACATTAAAAAAGCTCGTTTACAAGAATTAATGCTAATCCAAAATAAAATAAGTAAAGAAATTAATGAAAGCCTTAAAAGACATATTATTGAAATTTTAGTAGAAGGAATTAGCAAAAAGGAAACAAGTGTTTTAGAAGGTAAAAGTGAAACTAATAAGACAGTTTTATTTATAGGGAAAAAGAATTTAATAGGTAAATTTGTGCAAGTAGAAATTACCGAACCACAGACTTGGATTTTAAAAGGTAAAGTAGTAACAGGAGGGGGAAAAGAAGAGTATGTTGGGACAAACCCCAATGATGCGACAATATCAAGAAATTAA
- the mutS gene encoding DNA mismatch repair protein MutS: MLGQTPMMRQYQEIKNRYPEAILFFRLGDFYEMFGSDAILAARELDITLTGRDAGREKRVPMCGVPYHAVDSYLAKLIKKGYKVAICEQVEDPKESKGIVKREVVRVVTPGTVLEPQIVEESVSTFLAALYEHRTNYGLAFCDVSTGEFWLSEFNKSEGQQVLKDELYRLQPREILLSQKQQTQFTQILACLENTLLTKSEETVFNITRGQQILCEHFQVPSLEIFGCQNMRPALAASAAIWDYLLETQKSVPRQIKKLQVYYPEKYLALDTTTIQNLELIKTLRSQDVKGSLLDLLDKTKTASGARLLRQWLQKPLTNRKKIEERLDAVEILTENWSQRCEIRELIKEVYDLERLMTRVLYGRANPQELLSLKNSLTILPALKTILNQLTKAAYLIFLNDNLDPLEDLVSLLNLALVDNPPFNLKDGGVIKAGFNQKIDQFRKVSKQGKEWIAQLEVREKEKTGIKSLKIGYNKIFGYYFEVTKANLGLVPEYFKRRQTLANSERYLTEELEELANQVLEAEEKLLPLEEQAYQELLKKIGKEVQRVQKTAYALAQIDVLQSLAEVAVQNSYVRPQLLEAKKNYFNFSDLRHPLVEKVLSKSEYVPNDLAMPDSINFYILTGPNMGGKSTYCRSIALAIIMAQMGSFVPAREAVISLRDRVFARVGASDDLRSGQSTFMMEMNEVANILNHASPHSLVILDEVGRGTSTCDGLSMAWAISEYLIRELQAKTLFATHFHELTALSELYDSIKNLTVAVQEKGEEIIFLHKIIPGATDKSYGIHVARLAGLPEVVVQRAREILANFEEKKGTQINPHKLTKAEFIREEPDPILQLGQELLVRIQNLDLLAMTPLEAMNVLYQLQEDIKKEGEIC, encoded by the coding sequence ATGTTGGGACAAACCCCAATGATGCGACAATATCAAGAAATTAAAAATCGTTATCCCGAAGCCATTCTTTTTTTCCGCTTAGGTGATTTTTATGAAATGTTTGGTTCTGATGCCATTTTAGCGGCTCGGGAACTAGATATTACTTTAACCGGCCGTGATGCCGGTAGGGAAAAACGCGTCCCGATGTGTGGGGTGCCTTACCATGCTGTTGATAGTTATTTAGCTAAATTAATTAAAAAGGGCTACAAAGTTGCCATCTGTGAGCAGGTTGAAGATCCTAAGGAAAGCAAAGGAATTGTTAAAAGGGAAGTAGTTAGAGTAGTAACCCCAGGAACTGTTTTAGAACCACAGATTGTTGAAGAAAGTGTAAGTACATTTTTAGCTGCTTTATATGAACACCGGACCAATTATGGCTTAGCCTTTTGTGATGTATCCACAGGAGAGTTTTGGCTAAGCGAGTTTAATAAATCCGAAGGCCAACAAGTTTTAAAAGACGAATTATACCGTTTACAACCACGTGAAATTTTACTTTCACAAAAACAACAAACACAATTTACACAAATTTTGGCTTGTTTGGAAAATACGTTATTAACCAAATCCGAAGAGACCGTTTTTAACATTACTAGAGGGCAACAGATTCTATGTGAACATTTTCAGGTACCATCACTAGAAATTTTCGGCTGCCAAAACATGAGACCAGCTTTAGCTGCTTCGGCTGCCATTTGGGATTATCTTTTAGAAACACAAAAATCGGTACCACGACAAATAAAAAAATTACAAGTTTACTATCCAGAAAAATATTTGGCTTTAGATACTACTACTATACAAAATTTAGAACTTATAAAAACACTTCGTTCCCAAGATGTGAAAGGTAGTCTTTTAGATTTATTGGATAAAACTAAAACTGCTTCTGGAGCTAGATTACTGCGTCAATGGCTGCAAAAACCTTTAACTAACCGTAAGAAAATAGAAGAACGTTTAGATGCTGTTGAAATTTTAACAGAAAACTGGTCACAGCGGTGTGAAATACGTGAACTAATAAAAGAAGTCTATGATTTGGAAAGATTAATGACTCGTGTTTTATATGGACGAGCAAACCCCCAAGAATTACTTTCCTTAAAAAACTCCTTGACCATCTTACCTGCACTAAAAACAATTTTGAATCAATTGACTAAAGCAGCCTACTTAATATTTTTAAATGACAATTTAGATCCACTTGAGGATCTGGTTTCACTTTTAAATTTAGCCTTAGTAGATAATCCTCCCTTTAATTTAAAGGATGGGGGAGTAATTAAGGCCGGGTTTAATCAAAAAATTGATCAATTTAGAAAGGTAAGCAAACAAGGCAAGGAATGGATAGCTCAATTAGAGGTTCGCGAAAAAGAAAAGACAGGTATAAAATCGCTAAAGATTGGTTACAATAAAATATTTGGCTATTATTTTGAAGTCACTAAAGCCAATTTGGGCCTAGTTCCCGAATATTTTAAAAGAAGACAAACCTTAGCTAATAGTGAACGGTATTTAACCGAAGAATTAGAAGAATTAGCCAATCAAGTATTAGAAGCTGAAGAAAAATTACTGCCTTTAGAAGAACAAGCTTATCAGGAGCTCTTGAAAAAAATAGGTAAGGAAGTCCAACGTGTGCAAAAAACAGCTTATGCTCTGGCTCAAATTGATGTTTTACAGTCTTTGGCAGAAGTGGCTGTCCAAAATTCTTATGTACGCCCCCAGCTTTTAGAAGCCAAAAAAAATTATTTTAATTTTTCCGATTTAAGACATCCCCTTGTGGAAAAAGTATTATCAAAAAGTGAGTATGTACCTAATGATTTGGCTATGCCGGATTCTATTAATTTTTATATCTTAACAGGTCCTAATATGGGCGGCAAAAGTACTTATTGTCGAAGTATCGCCCTAGCCATTATTATGGCTCAGATGGGAAGTTTTGTACCTGCACGTGAGGCGGTCATTTCTTTACGAGATCGTGTTTTTGCACGTGTAGGTGCTAGTGATGATTTGCGTAGTGGTCAAAGTACCTTTATGATGGAAATGAATGAAGTAGCCAATATTTTAAATCATGCCAGCCCCCATAGTTTAGTTATTTTGGATGAAGTAGGTCGCGGCACTAGTACCTGTGATGGTTTAAGTATGGCTTGGGCTATTAGTGAATATTTAATTAGGGAACTACAAGCCAAAACACTTTTTGCTACCCATTTTCATGAATTAACTGCCCTTAGTGAACTTTACGATAGTATTAAAAATTTGACTGTAGCTGTACAAGAAAAAGGTGAAGAAATAATATTTTTACATAAAATTATTCCCGGAGCCACTGATAAAAGTTATGGGATTCACGTGGCTAGACTTGCTGGTTTACCAGAAGTAGTAGTACAGCGGGCCCGGGAAATCCTGGCTAATTTCGAAGAAAAAAAAGGTACACAAATCAATCCCCATAAATTAACGAAAGCCGAATTTATACGCGAAGAACCTGATCCAATTTTACAACTTGGACAAGAATTATTAGTACGTATTCAAAACTTGGATCTTTTAGCCATGACACCTTTAGAGGCAATGAACGTACTTTATCAATTGCAAGAAGATATTAAAAAGGAGGGGGAAATTTGTTAA